A single genomic interval of Nostoc commune NIES-4072 harbors:
- a CDS encoding sucrose synthase produces the protein MSELLQAVLDSEERSDLRSFISELRQQEKKYLLRNDILNVYSEYCSKSQKPEEFYTSSELGKLIYYTQEIIQEDSNFCFIIRSKIASQEVYWLTSDLSIEPMTVQDLLDLRDRLVNKYHPNDGDLLELDFGPFYDYTPVIRDPKNIGKGVQYLNRYLSSKIFQDSKQLLDSLLNFLRLHHYNGVQLLLNDRIQSQQQLSEQVKKAISFVNNRPEEEPYEQFRFQLQSMGFEPGWGNTAGRVRETLNILDELIDSADPLTLEAFISRVPMIFRIVLVSAHGWFGQEGVLGRPDTGGQVVYVLDQAKSLEKQLQEDVLLAGLEKLNVEPKVIILTRLIPNSDGTLCNQRLEKVLGTENAWILRVPLREFNPNMTQNWISRFEFWPYLETFAIDSERELRAEFHGTPDLIVGNYTDGNLVAFLLARRLKVTQCNVAHALEKSKYLFSNLYWQELEDKYHFSLQFTADLIAMNAANFVISSTYQEIVGTPDSVGQYESYKCFTMPELYHVTNGIELFSPKFNVVPPGVNENNYFPYTRTKDRVESDRQRLAETLFTLEDPTQIFGKLDDPNKRPLFSMARLDHIKNLTGLAECYGQSKELQEHCNLILVAGKLRVEESGDNEERDEIIKLYQIIDEYNLHGKIRWLGVRLTKTDSGEIYRVIADHQGIFVQPALFEAFGLTILESMISGLPTFATQFGGPLEIIQDKVNGFLINPTNLEQTATKIVDFITKCEQNPNYWNEISQRGIDRVYSTYTWKIHTSKLLSLARIYGFWNFTSKENREDLFRYLEALFYLIYKPRAQQLLEQHKYR, from the coding sequence ATGTCTGAATTGCTTCAAGCAGTCTTAGATAGTGAAGAAAGAAGTGATTTGCGTTCCTTTATTAGTGAATTACGCCAACAAGAAAAGAAGTACTTGCTGCGGAACGACATACTCAATGTATATAGTGAGTATTGCTCAAAGTCCCAGAAACCAGAGGAATTTTACACTTCCTCTGAGTTAGGCAAACTGATTTACTATACTCAAGAAATTATTCAGGAGGACTCAAACTTCTGTTTCATTATCCGTTCTAAGATTGCCAGCCAAGAAGTTTATTGGTTGACATCAGACTTAAGCATTGAGCCGATGACTGTGCAGGATTTGCTCGATCTGCGCGATCGCTTGGTGAATAAATATCATCCTAACGATGGCGACCTGCTAGAATTAGACTTCGGCCCGTTTTATGACTACACCCCAGTCATCCGCGACCCCAAAAATATTGGTAAGGGAGTACAATACCTCAACCGCTATTTATCCAGCAAAATATTTCAAGACTCCAAACAATTACTGGACAGCTTGTTGAATTTTCTGCGGCTACACCACTATAACGGTGTGCAACTGCTGCTTAACGATCGCATTCAATCACAGCAGCAACTTTCCGAACAAGTTAAGAAAGCCATCAGTTTTGTTAATAATCGCCCCGAAGAGGAACCCTATGAACAATTCCGGTTCCAATTGCAGTCAATGGGTTTTGAACCGGGTTGGGGTAACACCGCAGGGCGAGTCCGGGAAACTTTAAATATTCTCGATGAATTGATTGATTCTGCCGATCCTCTGACCCTAGAAGCCTTCATTTCTCGTGTCCCGATGATTTTTAGAATCGTCTTGGTGTCAGCTCACGGTTGGTTTGGGCAAGAGGGAGTGTTGGGACGTCCTGATACTGGCGGTCAGGTAGTTTACGTCCTTGACCAGGCAAAGAGCCTAGAGAAGCAGCTACAAGAAGATGTTCTGCTTGCGGGTTTAGAGAAATTGAATGTCGAGCCAAAGGTGATTATTCTCACCCGCTTGATTCCCAATAGTGATGGTACCCTTTGTAATCAACGGCTAGAAAAAGTCCTTGGTACCGAAAATGCCTGGATTTTGCGAGTTCCTTTACGGGAATTTAATCCCAACATGACTCAAAACTGGATTTCCCGGTTTGAGTTTTGGCCTTATCTAGAAACTTTTGCCATTGATTCAGAAAGAGAACTACGGGCAGAATTTCACGGCACACCTGACTTAATAGTTGGAAACTATACTGATGGAAATTTAGTAGCATTCTTGCTGGCGCGACGGCTGAAAGTTACCCAATGCAATGTTGCCCATGCTTTGGAAAAATCTAAATACTTGTTCAGTAACCTCTACTGGCAAGAATTAGAGGATAAATATCATTTTTCATTGCAATTCACAGCTGACTTGATTGCAATGAATGCTGCCAATTTTGTGATCAGTAGCACCTACCAAGAAATTGTGGGAACACCGGATAGTGTGGGACAGTACGAGTCTTATAAGTGCTTCACTATGCCCGAGTTGTATCATGTAACCAATGGCATTGAATTATTTAGTCCCAAATTTAATGTCGTACCGCCTGGAGTAAACGAAAATAATTACTTCCCCTACACCCGGACTAAAGACCGAGTAGAGAGCGATCGCCAACGCCTTGCAGAAACACTTTTTACTCTGGAAGACCCCACGCAAATCTTTGGCAAACTCGACGATCCTAACAAGCGCCCTCTCTTCTCAATGGCGCGTCTTGACCACATCAAAAACCTCACAGGTTTAGCTGAATGTTATGGTCAAAGTAAAGAATTACAAGAGCATTGTAATTTAATTTTGGTGGCGGGTAAATTGCGCGTCGAAGAATCAGGCGACAATGAAGAACGTGACGAAATTATCAAACTATACCAAATAATTGACGAGTACAATCTCCACGGCAAGATTCGTTGGCTGGGTGTGCGCCTGACTAAAACTGATTCTGGTGAAATTTACCGAGTCATTGCCGATCATCAGGGAATTTTTGTACAACCAGCTTTATTTGAAGCTTTTGGTTTGACAATTTTAGAGTCGATGATTTCAGGATTACCGACTTTTGCTACACAATTTGGTGGGCCACTGGAGATTATTCAAGATAAGGTTAATGGCTTTTTGATTAACCCAACAAACTTAGAGCAGACAGCCACAAAGATTGTCGATTTTATCACAAAATGCGAACAAAATCCTAACTACTGGAATGAAATTTCGCAGCGAGGAATTGACCGAGTTTACAGCACCTATACTTGGAAAATTCACACTAGTAAGCTGTTATCATTGGCACGGATTTATGGCTTCTGGAACTTTACCTCGAAGGAAAATCGGGAAGATTTGTTCCGTTATCTTGAGGCTTTGTTCTATTTAATTTACAAGCCAAGAGCGCAACAGTTATTAGAGCAGCATAAATACCGATAA